The nucleotide sequence gacttggttattggttaactgggtgtgatGGTAAAAagttgaaaataataaaaaagctaaaaaattgaaaattttgaaaaattgagatttcaaacgaaatgaccatttcgtacgaaatggccatTTCGCTGTAAAGCTCATTTCGCTTGTAACTGCCACATTGTCTCTGaggtccatttcgcacgaaatggacatCTCTATAAATAGGGGTTTCAATTCGCTTGAAGGCATCTGTTTTTTCATTTCGTGTCAACACTCTGTCAAAAGCGATTTCACGCGAAACACTAATTTCATTGTTTTCAAGCCAGATTCTTGCATGTTTGTTGTTCGTAATCCGTGTTTAAGTTGGTTTACACAACTTAGATCATGGGAAAGGTGAGTATGATGTTTGATTTAAACCAATTCTGTCGGTTTCGTATGAACGGCAATGAACAGTCGTTTGAAGtttagatctagggtttgtttGTGGACTACATTGAATGAAAAACACTTTATTGTGTTCGAAATGTGGTGTAGATTAGATCTAGGGTTCCAATTTAAATCAGATAACTAGTTTTCGTATGAACCCAAATGAATAGAACTTAGATCTAGGACGATTTTGTGGATCAAAATGAACAATAAACATACTCATGTACTCAGAATCTGTCATAGAACATATCTTGGGGTTGAATTTCATCATAAAATCAAGATTTGAAACCTGTAATTTCACTGCTCACAAAGttgatttcaaacgaaatgacggttcatttcgtacgaaatggattgCTGATTAATGTTTGTATTTCATGCGAAATGGCCATTTCGATTGGAACTTATTTCGTTTAAAACaaccatttcgtttgaaactcATATCGTTTGAAAGTCATTTCGTGTGAAGTGTTGTTGTTTTTGAAAATTGTCAAATGTGTTTAACTTGGTTATTGTGTGTATTTTTCAGGCTACGGATGTGCAGTTTGATCCGTTACATAACATCTGTTGTGTATACGATAAAAAGTTACCAAAGATGGATGCATTCAAAGATATTCTGGAATTTATGGAGAGGTTACCAATCCAGAAGGCATTGACGAATCAACATAATGTTTTCAGATCTCACATTGAGcgtttctggaagaatgcaaAGTATGACGACGAAAACAAAGTGATTACTTCGATAGTGAGCTTGGATGTTAAAGATAAAGAGATTATTATTACAGAGCAACTTGTTCGTGAGGTGTTAAACTTTCCAGATGATGAAAATTCACCGACGAAGTTTCCAGAGAGAATGGTGAAGGGATGTATGTTGAGGATGGGTTATAATGGTCCACTGAACAGTGCAAACTATCTAAAATCAATTTTTTCAAAGCTCTTCTGATTCAGAAGTTGATGAAACTGAACGTTGGAAGAAAGTAATGtctgaaaaagaaaaacagaagaagagaaagaggagtggagatgatgatgatgtgtaTGTTCCATCTCCAGAACAGGTTCAAGATGTTCAAACACCACCATCTTCTGGTGGTAGGAAGAAATCTACGACGAGAAAACGTGTTCAATCTCAAGTAGTGAGAAAGTTGAAAATCAAGCTGAAACCTAAACATGTCCAAGAACCACAACATCAATCACCACCACATCAATCACCACATCAACCACAATCACCACCACTACAATCACCACAacatccaccatcaccaccacacaTCTTACAAACACCACCATCCACACAACCCCTAATTCAAACAACTCCTAGATCGTCTACCTTTAAATATTTTCCACACATTCCAGAGAATATAAATCTTCAAGAGGTTGGAGATTTTAGTTTTATGAACGATGAGCTTGTGAAGAAGCTGCAATGGAAAGTGGAAGAAGTGTTAGTTGAGAATAAAAAATTGGTAGATTGTGAAAAGAAGTTAGAAAAGCGTGTAAAGACAGTTGAACCTGAACATTCCTCACTGTTGAAAAGAGTTGAAGCTGATCAAACTGAGATTGATATTATGAAAGTTCGAATTGCAGAGTTGGAAGAAGAAAAGGCTAGCAGAGATGAACAAAACAAGTACTTTGAATTGAAAAACAAAGAATTGGAGGCCAACAATGCGAGAAGAGAACATGAAGATTATATGTTGAGAAAAGTGATTGAAGATTTGATTGGCAAATTAGTTGAACAAAGATTCAAGGAGATAAAGCTTGAGGAAGTCAGCGCATGACGTAGAGCTGAAATGGAAGCTCAGATGAAAGATAGAGGCAAAGGGGTTGAaggtgaaaaagttgttgatgttacTGAAAAGGCAATTGTTGTGTCAGAGCCAATAGAAGATCCAATATCATCTGTCTTACCAATATCTTCAGTGTCTGGTATATTTGATgttgatgttgaagatgatgtaGATGATGATGAGGAAGGTGATGACGAGGATGGTGATGATGCTTTGATAGATGATGCAGACAATGTGTTTTATACGAGTAgtcatgatgatgatgacggGAATGATGACGACGATCAAGGTACTTCAGGTATCAAAGTTACTGAAGCATCTACTAAAGAGAATGTTGATGATTATCTTCATGACGATGCTAATGAAGAACCAGAGAATTCTGAAAGTGAGGGGGAGCATGTTGATGATAAGAGTGTTGATGAAAGTGAGAAATTGATTCTTCGCCTTGAACCTGATATAGAAGAAGGTGAAATCAGGCATACTTATACTCTAGATGAAATCATCAAAATGGCGCATATTGAAGATATTAacttcaagtttgattttgaagaagaactGAATCAGTTTGATATCAATCAGCAGCCCGATTATCAGTACAAGTACGTTGAAGAAGCTGATAATTACGACAGGGTTGAAGTTGAAGATTGGAGTGATGAGGATCAATCTGAAAGTGCTCATGTTGATCCAACTAACTTTCCTACACTTGTTGAATTCTTCAGTCAAGCAAACATAGATGAGTTAAGAAGGAGAGTTGAATAATGTTTAAAGAATAAAAATTTTGATGGAACGTCGAAAGATGAACGTcgtgaagaaagaaagaaatggttTAGAAAAGATACTGAAAGAAAATTCAAGAGACCGTTGAAGTTTTATAAAAGAGACAGAGAAGTTTCTCTTGGCGACATAATCAGTTGGGGATATCTGCCGCAGGTGAAAGCATATGCTATCCGAAGAGAATTTGGCGTGCAATACTTTGAGTATATTCAAGATATTATGTCTTTGCCATGGTGGGACGTTGAAGAGCTTCCTAAAGTCAGAACCTTGTCATATCCTGTCAGAGAACGTGATATGCCGACTTGGGGTTTGATGAAGTTCGAAGCGTTTAAAGATTTCAAACACTGGAAGCCGCACTATCCGAAGAAAGTGAAGAGGATAGATCCAGTTACTGGTATTGAAGAGACGATCTTGCAGATAAAGAAGCCTAGAGTGATAAAGAATATCCCGTTGCCGAAGATGGAACAGGATTTTCACAAAGGGTTTTTGTGTTGGGTGTACAGTTGCATTTCGACTGAAGTTGTGATTGCATACAAGGTGGAGAATGAAATCAGATACATTCACTTGTATGATCCTCTGTGGATAGTTAACTGCTCAGCGAAGGATATAGAGTGTTTGTTCGTAAACAAGATCGGTTAGCTGAAGATAAAGACCAGGCATTACAGTTTCAGAAAGTTGCAACAATTTTCTTTCAGAAAGGAATTAATTCTGAAAATTCATGGTCGTCTAAGTGGAGGAAGATTGAGAAAGAATAAGCTCTGAAAGCTGAGAAAGAAAGGAAAGCAcgtgaagaaaaagacaagatGTTAAGACATAATGTTGTGCAGAGGATGGTTGAAGAGGAAAAGCGTGCAGTCGAAGAGAATGAAAAGCTTaggaagatgttactgaagaagcCTAAGCAAAGGGAAGAAAAGTTTAAGTCCCTGTGAAGAAAGTGCTGAAGACAACCTGACTGAAGACTCTTGACCGTAGAGGCATTACCACTTACAAAGACGATGAAAAAATCAAGAAAGGGAAAAGGATCAATGATCAGCTCATCAGATCCATAGAAGACTCAAGAATATACATCATTGTTTTCTCCAAGAACTATGCGTCTTCATCGTGGTGCTTAGACGAGCTCGTCAAGATCATGGAGTACCACAAAACAACCGGGCGGACTGCTTACTCTGTTTTCTTTAATGTGGAACCCACCGAAGTCCGCCACCAAAGTGGGGCAATCAAAGAAGCTTTTGCCAAACATGAAAAGGATGAGGCTGCTGAAATATGGAGAGATGCTATGAAAGAAGCAGCCGATTTGGCTGGGAGAGAGTTGAAGACGACCTGTGATGGGTAATCCCTCCTTGTTCCGTTATATATGATTATATGTTATAAATTTGAAATTGATTGTTCATGGGGGGTTTTGAGTAATCTAATATAATCTTCTTTAACACACAGGCATGAAGCCAAGTTTATCCAACAAATTGTTCAAGACATTTCACTAGAGTTGCGTTTCGTGAATTCAAATTCGAGCAATGATGGAAAATTAATAGGCATGGAGACCAGTGTAAAGGATGTAATTTCAAATTTAAAAGATACTTCTGTTAATGTTCACATGATAGGGACCCTGGGGATTGGAGGTGGCGGAAAGACGACTTTGGCCAGAGCTGTTTTTGATCATATATCTGATTCATTTGAAGGTAAAAGCTTTGTTGAGAATGTCAGAGAAGTTTCAAAGGGCTCTGGTATGAAGGTATTGCAAGAGCAGATCCTAAAAGATGTGTTAAATGATCAAAGCCTTGGTGTAACAGGCGTTTATGAAGGGGTAAACATGATGAAAAAATTGATGGGTAGTAAAAAGCTACTTGTTGTTTTAGATGATGTGGATGATACCGAGCAGCTTGAGGCGTTAGCAGGTGAGCATACTTGGTTTAAGTCAGGAAgtacaatcatcatcacaacaAGAGATGAGCATGTGTTGGTAGCCCACGGAGTGAACTTTATTCATCATGTGATGTAGTGAGTAGTATGataatgaagatcaaacacgttgattctgtgAATAGCCGTGTCGTTCTTCCCCAACCCtaaaattcaacccaaagggctcagaatttgaagtgaaaaaaaactgttttctcaaaattcaattctgattgATCAAATGACTAGGGCAATACATAAAtagagacagaaattcgaaacgggcctaaaaaagacaacgggccaaacacaagcccaaaaacaaaatgcccaaaatacttgaaaaaacataaaaatggaaaaactaatagaaataagcgtttttcggcccagacgatgacccaaaccgccgtgggctgtttgcagcaagatagagctcgttctcccgttCATTTCGACTGGTcacacgcccaaaacggacccccgtagctcaagttagagccatttcagtgaagccccttttgtgacacgatcttgggcctccaaatacaggatggcccgctcttccacgcttgggcccgcatcattCCCTCCTGGGTAGACAAAATTCGACCTCGAATCCGCAGCAacctcatcatcagacgaatccccATGAAAAGgcagcaaatgtttgacattgAAAACATCAGAGCAACGAATATGGCTTGGTAACTTCAGACGATAGGCATTAGAATTTAtcttctgcacaatctctactgGCCCAATCTTCTTGGCTGACAACTTATTATACTCCCCCACTGAGAAGCGATCCttagtcaaaatggcccaaacaaaATCACCCTCTTCAAAATCAACTTGCCTACGCTTTTGATCTGCAGCTTGCTTGTACTTTGAATTAGCGTTGGCCAAGTTATCCTGCACAGCTTCATGAACATCATGTAACCCAACCACAAAATCTTGCACCTTCTTGGGAACAGAACCTGGTGAAGGAAGTGACATCAAATCAAGAGGACCCCGCGGCTTAGCAGAATAGACCACCTCAAACGGACTAAACCCAGTACTTCTATTAACAGCATGATTATGAGCAAACTCAGCCTGACAAAGCTTTTGATCCCACGACTTCACATGATCACCCACAAGACACCGCAAAAGATTACCAAGTGATCGATTAACAACCTCTGTCTGCCCATCAGTTTGGGGGTGGGAAGCACTGCTAAAATTGAGCTGAGTGTTCACCATTTTCCATAAACTGCGCCAAAAGTGACTCAAGAAACGAGTATCCCGATCAGAAACTATAGAAGATGGCAAACCATGCAAACGATAGATATCTCGAAAGAACAACTGAGCCACATTAACTGCATCCGTTGTCTTCTTGCAAGGAATAAAGTGCACCATTTTAGAAAACCGGTCCACCACGACGAAGATCGAATCATTACCACGCTGAGTACGGGGTAACCCCAACACAAAATCCATGCTAATATCTACCCAAGGTTGCTGAGGAATGGGTAGAGGCATATAAAGCCCTGCATTGGTAGCTGTGCCTTTTGAAACTTGACAGATCCTGCAACGTCTAACAAACCGGTCAACATCCCTCCGCATAGTAGCCCAAAAATAAGAAGACTGCACCAGTCGTAAAGTACGGTCTCTTCCCACGTGCCCTTCTCCATGCAGTTCTTTAATTATTTGAAGTCGGAGGCTGGAATTGGGAATACACAATTGATTTTCCTTAAAAAGAAAGCCATCATGCACAAGAAAATCTGCCCTCTTCCCAAACTGCACATCCTGCAAAATGACAGAAAAATATGGATCTGCTGTGAGCTGTTCCATGAGATTGTCTAGCCCGGGTACAACAACTCTCATAGAAA is from Helianthus annuus cultivar XRQ/B chromosome 9, HanXRQr2.0-SUNRISE, whole genome shotgun sequence and encodes:
- the LOC110875232 gene encoding disease resistance protein RUN1-like yields the protein MLRHNVVQRMVEEEKRAVEENEKLRKMLLKKPKQREEKGITTYKDDEKIKKGKRINDQLIRSIEDSRIYIIVFSKNYASSSWCLDELVKIMEYHKTTGRTAYSVFFNVEPTEVRHQSGAIKEAFAKHEKDEAAEIWRDAMKEAADLAGRELKTTCDGHEAKFIQQIVQDISLELRFVNSNSSNDGKLIGMETSVKDVISNLKDTSVNVHMIGTLGIGGGGKTTLARAVFDHISDSFEGKSFVENVREVSKGSGMKVLQEQILKDVLNDQSLGVTGVYEGVNMMKKLMGSKKLLVVLDDVDDTEQLEALAGEHTWFKSGSTIIITTRDEHVLVAHGVNFIHHVM